One Nostoc sp. UHCC 0302 DNA window includes the following coding sequences:
- a CDS encoding FHA domain-containing protein has product MNSASSTTDLTKELLHIQTNTLFQLPSHLSIVCIGKPNDQKPPDIDISGLPESDVVSRLHAQIWVNDDDYHITDLGSSNGTYVNGVKLQPNIFCSLQPGDRISLGQGDKITFMFRVKQSATSATKNPTPNFAQTNIRVPTSKEEENQVIFVSKLIGLGLILAGVAFLSTSIYVSVYLRSTPGILLCIGGVVALNWGGRDNRKLGWVLIGIGIALFIASGVVIGSVSLFSLLLSFAGISCGYQLFTTGKVFNFNPLTLQQVIKR; this is encoded by the coding sequence ATGAATAGTGCATCTTCTACCACAGACCTAACTAAAGAGCTTCTTCACATCCAAACTAACACTCTTTTCCAATTGCCTTCGCATCTTTCGATAGTTTGCATTGGTAAACCAAATGACCAAAAACCACCAGATATCGATATTTCAGGCTTACCAGAATCCGATGTAGTATCTCGTCTTCACGCGCAAATTTGGGTAAATGATGATGATTACCACATCACTGATTTGGGCAGTTCTAATGGCACGTATGTTAATGGTGTTAAACTTCAACCGAATATCTTTTGTTCACTACAACCAGGAGACAGAATTTCACTTGGTCAAGGAGACAAAATAACTTTTATGTTTAGGGTAAAGCAGAGCGCTACATCTGCGACAAAAAACCCTACACCCAACTTTGCACAAACTAATATCAGAGTACCTACTAGTAAAGAAGAAGAAAATCAAGTAATTTTTGTTAGTAAACTTATTGGATTAGGGCTAATACTAGCAGGCGTTGCATTTTTAAGTACAAGTATTTATGTAAGCGTCTACTTACGCAGCACACCTGGAATATTGCTATGTATAGGAGGTGTAGTAGCTCTTAATTGGGGTGGACGTGATAATCGTAAACTGGGATGGGTTTTGATCGGAATAGGAATTGCTCTATTCATCGCTAGTGGGGTCGTTATTGGTTCAGTATCCCTTTTTTCATTGCTTTTATCATTTGCAGGTATTTCATGTGGATATCAACTGTTCACAACAGGAAAAGTTTTCAACTTTAATCCGCTTACACTTCAGCAAGTAATTAAAAGATGA
- a CDS encoding Uma2 family endonuclease, giving the protein MSETALPVTDVTFPPSQAELPYDDGIPMESQRHKVQMELLIDVVGTWLEDRDDGYASGNMFVYFSLAQLKNQDFRGPDFFIVLGVPKGERRSWVVWEEGKGPDVVIELLSPGTAATDKNEKKLIYQNQMRVPEYFWFDPFKPDDWAGFFLNNGVYQPLAPNAQNQLVSQVLGLVLLRWQGSYKGINTTWLRWVTMDGELLPTAEEKERQRADRVQELAEQERERAEQAESQLQQTARNLLELGMSVEQVAGLTGLTESEIEQLNT; this is encoded by the coding sequence ATGTCAGAAACTGCCCTCCCTGTAACAGATGTAACGTTCCCACCAAGCCAAGCGGAACTGCCCTACGATGACGGTATCCCAATGGAAAGCCAACGGCATAAAGTGCAAATGGAATTGTTAATTGATGTCGTCGGAACTTGGTTGGAAGACCGAGATGACGGGTATGCGAGTGGCAATATGTTTGTCTACTTCAGCTTGGCACAGCTGAAAAACCAGGATTTTCGTGGCCCAGATTTTTTTATTGTGTTAGGAGTTCCCAAGGGAGAACGCCGCAGTTGGGTTGTTTGGGAAGAAGGCAAAGGCCCTGATGTAGTAATTGAATTGCTTTCGCCGGGTACAGCAGCAACTGATAAAAACGAGAAAAAGCTGATTTATCAAAATCAAATGCGTGTACCAGAATATTTCTGGTTTGATCCTTTCAAACCAGATGATTGGGCTGGTTTCTTTTTGAATAACGGAGTTTATCAACCACTAGCACCAAACGCCCAGAATCAATTGGTTAGCCAAGTATTAGGTTTAGTATTACTACGTTGGCAAGGTAGCTACAAAGGAATTAATACAACTTGGTTGCGTTGGGTAACAATGGATGGAGAATTATTGCCAACAGCAGAAGAAAAGGAACGTCAACGGGCAGATAGAGTGCAAGAATTGGCTGAGCAGGAACGTGAACGAGCTGAGCAGGCTGAGTCACAGTTGCAGCAGACAGCACGAAATTTACTTGAGTTAGGAATGTCAGTAGAACAGGTAGCTGGGTTAACAGGTTTGACGGAATCTGAAATTGAGCAACTCAATACTTAG
- a CDS encoding alpha/beta hydrolase, producing the protein MLQFQPPGFGHKVIHTSLGAMVYYTQTNAPWTIADTEDLPPLLFLHNFGGGASAYEWSKVYPAFASNYHVLAPDLIGWGESAHPVRDYQIRDYLSTIAEFIIHTCRQPVIVVASSLTAAFAIRLAIVQPNLFKALYLVCPSGFDDFGQGAGRRLPLSIINTPLLDNLIYAFGAENEIAVRNFLQSFLFAKAQRVSQEMVNAYLISAQQPNAKFSALAFLRGDLYFDLSLYIRQLTIPTVIFWGEKAQFTSVKLGRRLANLNVSAIRDFYAIADTGVLPHLEKPEVVIGLLQKYL; encoded by the coding sequence ATGCTTCAGTTTCAACCTCCTGGCTTTGGGCATAAAGTCATCCATACATCCTTGGGGGCTATGGTTTACTATACCCAAACGAATGCACCTTGGACAATTGCTGATACTGAAGATTTACCTCCACTGCTTTTCTTGCATAATTTTGGTGGTGGAGCATCTGCGTATGAGTGGTCTAAAGTTTACCCAGCTTTTGCCTCTAATTATCATGTTTTAGCCCCTGACTTAATCGGTTGGGGAGAATCAGCTCATCCAGTTAGGGATTATCAAATTAGAGATTATCTCAGTACAATCGCAGAATTTATCATCCATACTTGTCGCCAACCTGTAATAGTTGTAGCATCTTCTTTAACAGCTGCTTTTGCTATCCGCTTAGCTATTGTGCAACCCAACTTATTCAAAGCACTGTATCTAGTATGTCCCTCTGGGTTTGACGACTTTGGGCAAGGTGCGGGACGCAGACTTCCGCTTTCGATAATTAATACACCGTTGCTGGACAATTTAATTTATGCCTTTGGTGCTGAAAATGAAATTGCAGTCCGCAACTTTTTGCAAAGTTTTCTCTTTGCTAAAGCACAAAGAGTATCACAAGAGATGGTGAATGCATATTTAATCTCTGCACAACAGCCTAATGCCAAGTTTTCAGCCTTGGCATTTTTACGGGGTGACCTTTACTTTGACTTGAGTTTATATATTCGGCAACTTACTATTCCTACAGTCATTTTTTGGGGTGAGAAAGCACAATTTACTAGTGTTAAATTAGGACGAAGGTTGGCAAATTTAAATGTAAGTGCAATTCGAGATTTTTATGCGATCGCAGATACGGGAGTACTACCCCATTTGGAAAAACCAGAAGTTGTTATTGGTCTATTACAAAAGTATCTTTAG
- a CDS encoding pyridoxamine 5'-phosphate oxidase family protein, which produces MSQLEKVQAEYEKFPEEVDSVIISTVNAQGIPDSSYAPYVIDDAKNIYIYVSGLSTHTKNIYANPHVSVLFIEDEAKSNQIFARRRLSFICTATLIERETDNWNQIVEQFQERFGEIIEVLRGLSDFRIFQLTPSEGRFVVGFGAAYHISGDNLNQLVQITGDKDG; this is translated from the coding sequence ATGAGCCAACTGGAAAAAGTTCAAGCTGAATACGAAAAGTTTCCTGAAGAAGTTGACAGTGTAATAATTAGCACCGTCAACGCACAAGGAATACCTGACTCTAGTTATGCGCCCTATGTAATAGATGATGCTAAGAATATTTACATTTACGTAAGTGGTCTTTCGACCCATACTAAAAATATCTATGCCAATCCTCATGTTAGTGTCTTATTTATCGAGGATGAAGCTAAGAGTAACCAAATTTTTGCGCGTCGCCGTTTAAGTTTTATTTGTACAGCAACTTTAATTGAGCGTGAAACTGACAATTGGAATCAAATTGTTGAGCAATTTCAAGAACGATTTGGTGAAATTATTGAGGTTTTGCGCGGCTTATCTGACTTTCGGATTTTCCAGCTAACTCCTAGTGAAGGTCGTTTTGTCGTTGGTTTTGGGGCAGCATATCACATCAGCGGTGATAACCTTAATCAACTCGTTCAAATTACAGGAGATAAAGACGGATAA
- a CDS encoding CIA30 family protein, protein MSDKNRSQWDLGRFIETLTYFEVIPLLNWVQQLIQGRPKDNQNIPIGGRKVSVVLVAGATGGVGKRVVRRLLEQGYKVRSLVRNIEKARSILGDDVDLVVADITKPETLTPVVFADIQAVICCTAVRVQPVEGDTADRSKYYQGIKFYQPEIVGDTPENVEYQGVKNLVEAAARYLPKADEKLIFDFTHPSTELKSVWGAIDDVVMGGVSASNIQLLEDTALFAGNVSTANSGGFASIRTKNFDPPFNLSSYAGVELRLKGDGQRYKLFLRTDAAWDGVGYSYSFDTVANTWIDVRVPFADLIPVFRAKTVKDAPSIDSSQIRSFQLMLSKFEYDNALNPKFSAGDFTLEVKSIKAYGGEPLPQFVLVSSAGVTRPGRPGINLDEEPPAVKLNDQLGGILTWKLKGEDSLRESGIPYTIIRPCALTEESGNKELIFEQGDNIRGKISREDVAKLCVQALKLAKASNITFEVKEGENNINSIDWQRLFSHLQPDK, encoded by the coding sequence GTGAGTGACAAAAATCGTTCTCAATGGGATTTAGGCAGGTTTATTGAAACTCTGACTTACTTTGAGGTAATTCCTTTACTTAACTGGGTACAACAGTTAATCCAAGGTCGTCCGAAGGATAATCAAAATATACCCATTGGAGGAAGAAAAGTGAGTGTAGTTCTAGTGGCAGGTGCGACTGGTGGTGTCGGTAAGCGAGTAGTGCGGCGCTTGCTGGAACAGGGTTATAAGGTGCGATCGCTTGTCCGAAATATCGAGAAGGCAAGGTCAATTCTAGGCGATGATGTTGACTTAGTAGTTGCAGATATTACGAAACCAGAAACTTTAACACCTGTAGTTTTCGCTGATATCCAAGCTGTAATTTGTTGCACAGCAGTACGTGTGCAACCAGTTGAGGGAGACACAGCAGATAGATCCAAATACTATCAAGGTATCAAGTTTTATCAGCCAGAAATTGTTGGCGACACTCCAGAAAATGTGGAATATCAAGGTGTCAAAAACTTAGTAGAAGCAGCAGCAAGATATCTACCTAAAGCAGATGAAAAGCTCATATTTGACTTTACGCATCCATCAACAGAATTAAAAAGTGTTTGGGGTGCAATTGATGATGTTGTGATGGGTGGCGTAAGTGCAAGTAATATCCAATTATTAGAAGATACAGCTTTATTTGCTGGCAATGTTTCTACTGCCAACTCTGGCGGCTTTGCTTCTATCAGAACTAAGAATTTTGATCCACCTTTCAACTTATCGAGTTATGCAGGTGTAGAATTACGCCTTAAAGGTGATGGACAACGTTATAAATTATTTCTGCGGACAGATGCGGCATGGGATGGTGTTGGTTATAGCTATTCTTTCGATACCGTAGCTAACACTTGGATAGACGTTCGTGTTCCCTTTGCAGATTTGATTCCTGTATTTCGCGCAAAAACTGTAAAAGATGCACCATCAATTGACTCCAGTCAAATACGTTCATTTCAACTGATGTTGAGCAAATTTGAATATGATAATGCTTTAAATCCTAAATTCTCAGCTGGTGATTTTACTTTAGAAGTGAAATCAATTAAAGCTTATGGTGGGGAACCTCTACCACAGTTCGTCCTCGTCAGTTCAGCAGGTGTGACTCGTCCCGGACGCCCAGGTATTAATTTGGATGAAGAACCTCCAGCAGTCAAATTAAATGACCAATTGGGAGGAATTTTGACATGGAAGTTGAAAGGAGAAGATAGTTTAAGAGAAAGTGGAATTCCTTATACAATTATTAGACCTTGTGCTTTAACTGAAGAATCAGGGAATAAAGAATTAATCTTTGAGCAAGGCGATAATATTAGGGGAAAAATCAGCCGTGAGGATGTCGCAAAACTTTGTGTGCAAGCGCTAAAACTGGCGAAAGCGTCTAACATTACGTTTGAGGTTAAAGAGGGAGAAAACAATATAAACTCTATCGATTGGCAGAGGTTATTTTCTCACTTACAACCGGATAAATGA
- a CDS encoding PLP-dependent aminotransferase family protein, translating into MNIFLERQSRKPIYLQIRDRISRLIKSGALKSGDRLPSIRSLAESLQVNKLTIIEAYSVLEADGIVSARQGSGYFVNNISLQSTNLNPTFAPAQNVVIPKPGKCSFYDTYIPMKQAQAQPGMINFGYGAPRPPKDITAIARRVLRQEDADIFCPYDLPQGQLTLCRQIAQMLVHQGLEVFPEDLIITNGSQQGLSLAMNYYVKPGDWVIVESPTYYGIISILESLGARIIGIPMTAEGMNLELLEQYLDSHRPKLIYTITTFHNPTGLTTTQAHRQELLALAEKYECPILEDNAYEGLNFEPVPAPIKAIDKNNLVTYLGTFSKTLMPGLRVGYMVVPGKHYQAIIEQKLLYDFHTSSISQTIVSEYLASGHYRRHLNRLRTENIQSRNAMLQALERDFPEEAKWTVPTGGLFLWVQLPDNVPIQVIRKEALAQNVYLVCHTVFFPDQQGYPAMRLAFCLQQDEIEQGIAIVGKLLKKHINQGCEKTVNYQPLAYSI; encoded by the coding sequence ATGAACATTTTTTTGGAACGGCAATCACGCAAACCCATTTATTTGCAGATACGCGATCGCATTAGTCGTCTGATTAAATCTGGCGCACTCAAAAGTGGCGATCGCCTCCCCTCAATTCGCTCTTTAGCAGAGAGTTTGCAAGTTAATAAACTCACAATTATTGAAGCTTATAGCGTTTTAGAAGCAGATGGTATTGTTTCTGCTCGTCAGGGTTCAGGCTATTTTGTAAATAACATTTCTCTTCAAAGTACTAACCTAAACCCGACATTTGCTCCAGCTCAAAATGTCGTAATCCCCAAACCCGGAAAGTGTTCGTTTTATGACACATACATTCCGATGAAACAAGCGCAAGCACAGCCAGGAATGATTAATTTTGGCTATGGTGCGCCTCGTCCACCAAAAGATATTACCGCCATTGCCAGACGAGTATTAAGACAAGAAGACGCTGATATTTTCTGTCCCTACGATTTGCCTCAAGGACAACTAACTTTGTGCAGGCAAATTGCTCAAATGTTAGTACATCAAGGGTTAGAAGTTTTTCCAGAAGATTTAATTATTACTAATGGCTCTCAGCAAGGTTTGTCGTTAGCGATGAACTATTATGTCAAACCTGGGGATTGGGTGATTGTAGAATCTCCCACATATTACGGTATTATCTCCATCTTAGAAAGCTTAGGAGCTAGGATAATTGGTATTCCCATGACTGCGGAGGGAATGAATTTAGAGTTATTAGAACAATATCTAGACAGTCATCGCCCTAAATTAATTTACACCATCACGACTTTTCACAATCCTACAGGATTGACGACAACACAAGCTCATCGCCAAGAATTGTTAGCATTAGCCGAAAAGTACGAATGTCCAATCTTAGAAGATAATGCCTATGAAGGATTAAATTTTGAACCTGTACCAGCTCCAATTAAAGCTATAGATAAAAATAATTTAGTGACTTATCTAGGCACATTTTCTAAAACTTTAATGCCTGGGTTAAGAGTCGGCTATATGGTGGTTCCAGGCAAGCATTATCAAGCAATAATCGAGCAGAAATTGCTCTATGACTTTCACACATCCAGTATTTCTCAAACAATAGTCAGTGAGTATCTCGCTTCAGGACATTACCGCCGTCACCTCAACCGACTACGTACAGAAAATATCCAAAGTCGTAATGCTATGCTGCAAGCTTTAGAGCGTGATTTTCCCGAAGAGGCAAAGTGGACAGTTCCTACAGGAGGTTTATTTCTGTGGGTACAGTTACCTGATAATGTTCCGATTCAGGTAATTCGTAAAGAAGCCTTGGCTCAAAATGTTTACCTAGTTTGTCATACGGTATTTTTCCCAGATCAGCAGGGTTATCCAGCTATGCGTCTAGCTTTCTGTCTCCAACAAGATGAGATTGAGCAAGGCATTGCAATTGTGGGTAAATTGCTGAAAAAGCATATTAATCAAGGATGTGAGAAGACTGTTAATTATCAACCGCTTGCTTATAGTATTTAG
- a CDS encoding DUF3386 domain-containing protein has product MTVTQLSAQELFRAAYENRYTWDKNFPGYTANITYKYDDKVFTGKVIVNANLKAEVLDVEDEQAKQAIHGQAWEIAIHRIRRSFDETHSTNTFSYGETDGTGAVELLVGGKAEGDKYKVRNNEVCHVHRLIHGTFVTIDTFSSHDTGEGYLSHTYDSVYHDPKTGEQKGGRSEFTDEYEKVGKYFILNRREIRTETGGQISVQEFIFSDIKLLEPVAA; this is encoded by the coding sequence ATGACAGTTACACAACTCTCTGCTCAGGAACTTTTCCGGGCTGCTTATGAGAACCGCTATACCTGGGACAAGAATTTCCCCGGTTACACTGCAAATATTACCTATAAGTATGACGATAAAGTGTTTACAGGCAAAGTTATCGTCAATGCCAATCTGAAAGCGGAAGTATTGGATGTAGAGGACGAGCAAGCAAAGCAGGCAATTCACGGACAAGCTTGGGAGATAGCAATTCACCGCATCCGCCGTAGCTTTGATGAAACCCACAGCACAAATACTTTTAGCTATGGTGAAACTGACGGAACTGGTGCAGTTGAACTTTTAGTTGGTGGTAAGGCTGAGGGTGATAAATACAAAGTCCGCAATAATGAGGTTTGCCATGTTCACCGTCTAATCCACGGTACTTTTGTGACAATTGACACCTTCAGCAGTCACGATACTGGCGAAGGCTACCTTTCTCACACTTATGACTCTGTATACCACGACCCCAAAACCGGGGAACAAAAAGGTGGTAGAAGCGAATTTACTGATGAATACGAAAAAGTTGGTAAATATTTCATCTTGAATCGCCGAGAAATTCGCACTGAGACAGGAGGACAAATCTCAGTTCAAGAATTTATCTTCTCGGACATCAAGTTATTGGAGCCTGTTGCTGCTTAA
- a CDS encoding LuxR C-terminal-related transcriptional regulator, with translation MSNSLHAVFHAIANVRNEQELKLALMDKIGEHFGVQHWGIYFLDEQPTAEIDVSGIPAVCLESNPVGRYVVERHAPAHEQLLLSPSDWKNFCSRHDHEHVMTGPIVCDGRLVGTLNLARDRGNPPFNGNDLADLSALCIHLSAKMATLRANSKVSNSLVPNPLTVRELEIAELVAQGLTNAEIGEKLWITQNSVKQALKRMFRKLKVSARAEMVAKLQDTQVS, from the coding sequence ATGTCTAATTCTCTCCACGCCGTATTTCATGCGATCGCCAATGTCCGTAATGAGCAAGAATTAAAACTAGCTCTCATGGATAAAATTGGCGAACATTTTGGCGTACAACATTGGGGTATCTATTTTTTAGACGAGCAACCAACCGCTGAAATTGATGTTTCAGGGATTCCGGCAGTATGCTTAGAAAGCAATCCAGTCGGGCGCTACGTGGTTGAACGTCACGCTCCCGCTCATGAGCAGTTATTATTATCTCCAAGCGACTGGAAGAATTTTTGTTCACGTCACGACCACGAACACGTGATGACGGGGCCAATAGTTTGCGATGGTCGGCTTGTCGGAACGCTTAATTTAGCCCGTGATAGGGGAAATCCTCCTTTTAATGGCAACGATTTAGCTGACTTGAGCGCTTTATGCATTCATTTGTCAGCAAAAATGGCAACCCTACGGGCGAATTCAAAAGTATCCAATTCTCTTGTACCCAATCCTCTAACAGTGCGTGAGTTAGAAATTGCTGAGTTAGTAGCGCAGGGGTTAACGAATGCGGAAATTGGTGAAAAACTTTGGATTACGCAAAATTCTGTCAAACAAGCTTTGAAGCGGATGTTTCGTAAGTTAAAGGTTTCAGCACGTGCAGAAATGGTAGCAAAGCTGCAAGATACGCAGGTTTCATAA
- a CDS encoding FAD-dependent oxidoreductase — protein sequence MQMNRLTYEPSIRIGIVGAGCAGLTAAEELHDIGYKNITIIDAKNRVGGKTYSIRYADASLQSRGIYEGGTVWILPSPLYKKYRKRYGISPSVHVMPRVQLFDLATGKVSSPFLVESKYSLFSRLWQMRRFFQELDKYTWDEEPGYINPAYRAMNESSPQWFNKQGLDFIRDALMPIANAAQFGHLGQEASTAYVIRLLALLNRCSFLKKLILNMPQLQEGNQELWNRLAASHNLCLGQTIERVSRGQTILVKTASNQWEFERLIWTAPVDDFLGVADASPEEVDIFSRVRTIKRAVITCKVEGLPANIFYVIRNTLNQPLPTSYPLAIYEVEPGSKIYNFYPFMDEMTTFEELEGNVADCVKKLGGTQVTPMGQPLIWKWFSHFSAEDLKDGIYQRLEMLQGRHNTYFANEMTAGVSVPYGMEYAAYLVERFFMVE from the coding sequence ATGCAAATGAATCGTTTAACCTATGAACCTTCAATCCGTATTGGTATCGTTGGTGCTGGATGTGCTGGTTTAACGGCTGCCGAAGAATTACATGATATTGGATATAAAAACATAACTATCATTGATGCCAAAAATCGCGTAGGAGGTAAAACATATTCAATTAGGTACGCAGACGCAAGTCTTCAATCACGGGGTATTTACGAGGGTGGAACTGTTTGGATCTTACCTAGTCCCTTGTACAAAAAATACAGAAAGAGGTATGGGATTTCTCCGTCGGTTCATGTGATGCCACGGGTGCAATTATTTGACTTAGCAACTGGCAAAGTTTCTAGCCCGTTTTTAGTGGAGTCCAAATATTCTTTATTCAGTCGGCTCTGGCAGATGAGGAGATTTTTCCAAGAATTAGACAAGTATACTTGGGATGAGGAGCCAGGCTATATCAATCCTGCTTACCGAGCCATGAATGAATCCTCGCCTCAATGGTTTAACAAACAGGGTTTAGATTTTATTCGAGATGCTCTAATGCCTATTGCGAATGCGGCACAATTTGGACATCTGGGACAAGAAGCTTCTACTGCTTATGTGATTCGGCTACTGGCATTATTGAACCGTTGCAGTTTCCTGAAAAAATTGATTCTGAATATGCCTCAATTACAAGAAGGAAATCAAGAATTATGGAATCGTTTAGCGGCCTCCCATAACTTGTGTCTAGGACAAACTATTGAGCGTGTTTCTCGCGGTCAAACAATTCTGGTCAAAACTGCCTCAAATCAGTGGGAATTCGAGCGTTTAATTTGGACTGCTCCTGTAGATGACTTTCTTGGCGTAGCTGATGCTTCTCCTGAAGAAGTAGATATTTTTTCTAGGGTACGTACAATTAAAAGAGCGGTTATTACCTGTAAAGTAGAGGGTTTACCTGCAAACATCTTCTACGTAATCAGAAATACTTTAAATCAGCCTTTACCAACTAGTTATCCATTAGCTATCTACGAGGTTGAGCCAGGCAGTAAAATCTACAATTTTTATCCATTCATGGATGAAATGACAACTTTTGAAGAGTTGGAAGGTAACGTAGCCGATTGTGTCAAAAAGCTTGGAGGTACTCAAGTGACACCTATGGGGCAACCCCTAATTTGGAAGTGGTTCTCTCATTTTTCAGCCGAAGACCTCAAGGATGGTATTTATCAACGATTGGAAATGTTGCAAGGTCGTCATAACACCTACTTTGCTAATGAAATGACTGCTGGGGTGAGCGTACCTTATGGTATGGAATATGCGGCTTATTTAGTGGAACGCTTCTTTATGGTCGAGTGA
- a CDS encoding CHAT domain-containing protein → MYLTGVGNAIVSAKVTKAEALRRAQVTLLQNYPNYSRPGYWAAYVLVGNWL, encoded by the coding sequence TTGTACCTAACTGGAGTTGGAAACGCTATAGTTTCTGCTAAAGTTACAAAAGCAGAAGCTCTGCGTCGCGCTCAAGTAACCCTTTTACAAAATTATCCAAACTACAGCCGCCCAGGATATTGGGCTGCTTATGTTCTCGTTGGTAACTGGTTGTAA
- the crtC gene encoding cyanoexosortase C, protein MSTYLGKNHNRVVLCGLVVGLYYYLFFWLKILIQFLIGGSTFPLLTVTAAYLGLQELWQQKNGLIKLNPSTMQLRLGHSLILFGVGLFPFSLNKGWSQALAWLVILVGIVLSTWGLKFFTRYLRPIFLIGLSIYPGIHILPAYIWRALTPERMMDHIQAWSVNLALNVIGYPSSVDGTLVKLPTGSVDIGWGCNGFDLMVLMVMTSLLIGIAYRLKGFQILTISFLGCILAFTFNTARIALLAISVAYWDRSAFDFWHDGWGGQIFSAAVFTAFYYLLIQMRLLDFDRKSKLQ, encoded by the coding sequence TTGTCAACCTATTTAGGTAAAAATCATAATCGAGTTGTTTTATGTGGTTTAGTTGTAGGTTTGTACTATTACTTGTTTTTTTGGTTAAAGATACTGATACAGTTTCTAATTGGTGGTAGCACATTTCCTTTGTTGACAGTTACTGCGGCTTATTTAGGATTACAGGAGTTATGGCAACAGAAAAACGGACTTATTAAGTTAAATCCTTCAACTATGCAACTAAGGCTAGGCCATAGTTTAATTTTATTTGGAGTTGGTCTTTTCCCTTTCAGTCTTAACAAAGGCTGGTCTCAAGCATTAGCTTGGTTAGTAATTTTAGTAGGTATTGTCCTTAGCACTTGGGGGCTAAAATTCTTTACACGCTATCTACGTCCAATTTTTTTGATTGGTTTAAGCATTTATCCTGGTATTCACATTCTACCAGCGTATATATGGCGAGCCTTGACTCCTGAAAGAATGATGGATCACATTCAAGCTTGGAGCGTTAATTTAGCACTTAACGTCATAGGCTATCCAAGCAGTGTAGATGGAACATTGGTTAAATTACCTACAGGTAGTGTAGATATAGGATGGGGTTGTAACGGATTTGATTTGATGGTCTTGATGGTTATGACTAGTCTGTTAATAGGTATAGCTTACAGACTAAAGGGCTTCCAGATATTAACAATAAGCTTTTTGGGATGCATTCTAGCTTTTACTTTTAACACTGCTCGCATTGCATTACTGGCAATCTCTGTTGCTTATTGGGATAGAAGTGCATTTGATTTTTGGCATGATGGTTGGGGAGGACAAATCTTTTCAGCAGCCGTGTTTACAGCGTTCTATTACCTACTTATTCAAATGCGCCTACTAGATTTTGATCGCAAATCTAAACTACAATAA